A single Lactuca sativa cultivar Salinas chromosome 8, Lsat_Salinas_v11, whole genome shotgun sequence DNA region contains:
- the LOC111907688 gene encoding uncharacterized protein LOC111907688, whose product MNRNRNLEHPIPGCLGRMVNLFDLNTSLGANRLLTEKPHYEGSPVSRCQSDVSRTRVVEDRMNDKMILSELAKSPSNKKKSNGTPIKMLIAQEMSKEEAPKQSPSNLVAKLMGLDTLPERHQLGSASYRSNNQRGSRSHSGSLDFIQKEHGFLETREHDEIINQSCKDVFEIWQQSPQKGRHKESKSKNEKNMALVREKFMEAKRLSTNEKLRQSKQFQDALEVLNSNKDLFLKFLQEPNSLFSQHHHLQSSLPPPDSRRITVLRPSKLVDAHKLNKNGKQINEALQMSHCNYRSPTQPTRIVVLKPSSIQPPHEMTSVSSPPSTSNDDGFYGDLEEDTKETTTQSGLRRDENETILSSVFSNGYIGDESSFSKSEVYYAAGNLSDSEVMSPISRHSWDYVNRFGSRSPYSSSSFSRASCSPESSVCREAKKRLSERWAIMSLNGSVQEQRHVRRSSSTLGEMLALSDLKKEEQHCVNRQGSSKGDDDDADSSPKTLVRSKSVPVSSGSIMGQVSDSVKVKKSDTKDLTTEKSVKSSLFKGLFFSKSRKSSKQKSHKDDEHQSSRNIGDDGSECCINDVNGPLRKESCQGPADDLPELGTFGNANENQEQPSPSSVLELQLEEDDNTAVYSCSAKLKEHGVDPIKFNNLIDKSPPIGSISRTLSWDESSVGPVPGKTWSPEEEEQEYFLYVQTLLSVAGINGSSPENPLDPSLRDTYMSLSLTDNHPVAVVHRSKQRQQKSTERLVFDCVNEALRGVHVDRVWERMKEWISGEERCVWDGDDEDGGSMAVEREVVGRGWAEDLGLEIDDIIKNEIEEKLVEELVEELTLDTIRLSDFALHSLIC is encoded by the exons ATGAACAGAAATAGGAATCTGGAACACCCTATTCCTGGATGCTTGGGAAGAATGGTGAATCTTTTTGATTTGAATACAAGTTTAGGAGCAAACAGGCTGCTCACAGAAAAACCACACTATGAAGGTTCCCCAGTGTCTAGGTGTCAATCAGACGTGTCAAGAACTCGTGTAGTTGAAGATCGGATGAATGATAAAATG ATTTTATCTGAATTAGCAAAATCCCCATCAAATAAGAAGAAATCAAATGGAACTCCAATAAAGATGCTTATTGCTCAAGAAATGTCAAAAGAAGAGGCTCCTAAACAAAGTCCATCCAATTTGGTTGCCAAGTTAATGGGACTTGACACCCTTCCAGAACGCCATCAACTTGGTTCAGCTTCATACAGAAGCAATAACCAAAGAGGATCAAGGAGTCATTCTGGATCATTGGACTTCATACAGAAAGAGCATGGATTCTTGGAAACAAGAGAACATGATGAAATTATCAATCAATCCTGTAAAGATGTTTTTGAAATATGGCAGCAGTCACCCCAAAAGGGAAGACATAAAGAAAGCAAGAGCAAGAATGAGAAAAACATGGCTCTTGTTCGTGAGAAGTTCATGGAAGCAAAACGTTTATCAACCAATGAAAAACTTCGCCAGTCTAAACAGTTTCAAGATGCTTTGGAAGTCTTAAATTCAAACAAAGATTTATTCCTCAAGTTTCTTCAAGAACCCAATTCCTTATTCTCTCAACATCACCATTTACAGTCTTCTTTACCTCCTCCAGATTCAAGACGCATCACAGTTCTCAGACCTTCTAAGTTGGTAGATGCTCATAAGCTAAACAAAAATGGAAAACAGATTAATGAAGCTCTCCAAATGAGTCACTGTAATTACAGAAGTCCTACTCAGCCAACTCGCATTGTGGTACTAAAACCTAGCTCTATACAGCCACCTCATGAAATGACAAGTGTCTCCTCACCTCCTTCAACATCAAATGATGATGGATTCTATGGGGATCTTGAAGAAGATACAAAAGAAACCACCACACAAAGTGGCCTTAGAAGAGATGAAAATGAAACCATTCTTTCTTCTGTTTTTTCAAATGGTTATATAGGTGATGAAAGTTCATTTAGTAAATCCGAAGTTTATTATGCAGCAGGGAATCTGAGTGATTCAGAAGTGATGTCACCAATTTCTCGACACTCATGGGATTATGTTAACCGTTTTGGAAGCAGAAgcccttattcttcttcttcattcagTCGTGCATCTTGCTCTCCTGAATCTTCTGTTTGTAGAGAGGCTAAGAAACGTCTTTCAGAAAGATGGGCAATCATGTCTTTAAATGGAAGTGTTCAAGAACAAAGACATGTAAGAAGAAGCTCCAGTACACTTGGCGAAATGCTTGCTCTTTCTGACTTGAAGAAAGAGGAACAACACTGTGTAAATAGACAAGGGTCTTCTaaaggtgatgatgatgatgctgataGTAGTCCTAAAACTCTTGTTAGATCAAAATCTGTTCCTGTATCTTCTGGCTCAATAATGGGCCAAGTTTCAGATTCggtaaaagtcaaaaaaagtGATACTAAGGATTTGACCACGGAAAAAAGTGTTAAATCATCGTTGTTCAAGGGTTTGTTTTTCTCCAAGAGTAGAAAGTCTAGCAAACAGAAATCCCATAAAGATGATGaacatcaatcttcaagaaacatTGGTGATGATGGATCTGAATGCTGCATTAATGATGTAAATGGACCATTGAGGAAAGAATCTTGCCAAGGTCCAGCTGATGATCTACCCGAG cttggaacttttGGGAATGCAAATGAGAACCAGGAGCAGCCAAGCCCTAGTTCAGTCTTGGAGTTGCAACTTGAAGAAGATGACAACACAGCAGTCTATTCTTGTAGTGCCAAGTTGAAAGAACATG GAGTAGATCCGATTAAATTCAATAATTTAATTGATAAATCACCGCCAATAGGATCAATTTCACGGACTTTATCATGGGACGAGTCCAGTGTGGGGCCCGTTCCCGGTAAAACCTGGAGTCCAGAGGAAGAAGAGCAGGAATATTTCTTGTATGTTCAAACACTACTATCAGTCGCCGGAATCAATGGCAGCTCACCGGAAAACCCTCTGGACCCATCTTTAAGAGACACATACATGAGCCTGAGCCTAACCGATAACCACCCTGTGGCGGTGGTTCACCGGTCAAAACAAAGACAACAAAAGTCAACTGAGAGGCTCGTGTTTGACTGTGTGAATGAGGCATTACGTGGGGTCCATGTGGACCGGGTGTGGGAGCGGATGAAGGAATGGATATCAGGGGAGGAAAGATGTGTGTGGGATGGTGATGATGAGGATGGCGGCAGCATGGCGGTGGAGAGGGAGGTGGTAGGGCGGGGGTGGGCGGAGGATTTGGGGTTGGAAATTGATGATATAATAAAGAATGAAATAGAAGAGAAGTTGGTGGAAGAGCTGGTGGAAGAGTTGACACTTGACACCATTAGGTTGAGTGATTTTGCGTTACACTCTTTGATTTGTTAA